The Erwinia billingiae Eb661 nucleotide sequence GTGGCGCGCACGCGTACTTCTTCATTGTGATCCGGGCCTGGCAATACGCCATTCTCAGGCTGCCACATTCCCGACAGCTGGCCTTTGGGCCACGGGTGGCCGTCGGTCACCAGATTGGTCTGAGGAACCTCAATGCTCCAGCCGCTGTTGAAGCGGGCAATGTGCGCGGTAACGTTATCGACGGTCAGATGATGCTGCTGTTGGTCGCCCTTCCAGCTCGCGCCGCCTTTTTTCAGCTGAATATCGCCATCATAGATTTCACCCTCTTTCAGGCTCATCCACGCCGCCAGACTGAATCGTGCACTGTCCAGGCTGGTATTATCGCGCATCCACTGGCCTAGCCAGGGTTTCACGTCGACATCATCCGCCTGCATCCACACCCGGCCGGTATCCAGATAGCCGTTACTGTCGCTCAGATCCAGCCGCACCTGAATTTCACCATGCTGACCGTTAAAACTGGACAGGCTGACCACGCCTTCCGCACGGTGACGGTTTTTTTCGTTTAGCCAGGTGAGCTGAGGAACATCCAGTCGCGCAAGCTGACCGGAAAGGGTGACAAAGCTGATGTGACTGTCGCGGAGATCGAAATGATCGAATTGACGAAGGAACAGATCGCTGAACTTACCCGGCTCCAGCTGCAATTTCTCACCGTTGCCTGAGGTTAACGGCTGACTGGTGGCCAGATTCAGTTGGTAGAAGGTCAGATTACGGAACTGCCAGCGCAGGTGGAGCATTGACTGCCAGATATCCAGCGCCAGCGTGATGCGTTGGGCTTTTAAGTCATCACCTTCTTTCAGGCTGACGTGCAAGTCGCGGATTTCCAGCACCGGGCCGAAGTTTTCCCAGGTGCCGTTCAGCGCACTGGCTTCCACCGGCATGCCGGCCACGGACGAAATTTTTTCCAGCAGCGGTTCGCGCCAGCTGTTCAGATGCGGCATCACCAGACGCAGCCCACTGACCATCAGCGCAACAATCACCACGATGGTTGCGCCAGTCAGTAGCAGGATCCCTGGTAATCGCCTCACACACTTCTCCTTGTGCTGGTCACATCATGATCACGTCAAACTGCTCCTGGGTATAGAGCGGTTCAACCTGGACTTTGACCTGCTTGCCAACGAAGATTTCTACTTCGGCCAGCGCGTGTGATTCTTCGGATTTCAGCGCTTCACCCACCGCAGGTGAAACGTATACCAGGAAGCGGTCCGAGTCATAAGCATGATGTACGCGAACAATTTCACGCATGATCTCATAACAGACCGTCTCAACCGTTTTCAGCGTGCCGCGTCCCTTACAGACCGGGCAATCCTGGCAAAGCACATGTTCAATACTTTCCCGGGTGCGCTTACGCGTCATCTCCACCAGCCCAAGCTGGGAGAAGCCATGGATACCGCTTTTTACCCGGTCTTTACTCAGACCCTGCTCAAGGGAATGCAGCACGCGGCGTCGGTGATCTTCATTGGTCATATCGATAAAGTCGATGATGATAATGCCGCCGAGATTACGCAGACGTAACTGCCGGGCAATGGCATGCGTCGCTTCAATGTTGGTATTGAAGATGGTTTCATCAAGATTGCGATGGCCAACGAACGCGCCGGTATTGATGTCGATGGTGGTCATCGCTTCGGTTTGGTCGATGATCAGATAGCCACCGGACTTCAGCTCCACTTTGCGATCCAGCGAACGTTGGATCTCATTCTCAACGTCAAACAGATCGAAGATCGGTTGCTTGCCGGTATACAGTTCCAGTTTGGAGGTCATCTCCGGGATATATTCGCCGGTAAACTCCACCAGATGCTCGTAGGTCAGACGGGAGTCAATGCGGATCCGGTCGAGCGCTGCACCGGCAAAATCACGCAGGATGCGCTGGGATAAGGCCACTTCGCCATACAGGCGGCAGCGCGTTTGGTTGCGTTTTCTGCGCTCAATCACCTTGGTCCACAGGCGTTTCAGAAATGCCGCGTCAGACGCCAGCTCAACCTCACCCACACCTTCAGCCGCCGTACGGATGATGTAACCGCCCAGTTCGTCACAGTAAGCAGACACCACCTTTTTAAGACGGTCGCGCTCGGCTTCACTTTCAATACGCTGAGACACTCCCACGTGTGAGGCGCCAGGCATAAACACCAGATAGCGTGATGGCAGAGTGATGTCTGTGGTCAGGCGTGCGCCCTTGGTGCCCAGGGGATCTTTCACCACCTGAACCACCAGGTCCTGCCCCTGTCGGACCAGCTCGGAGATATCGCGCACTGAGAAGTTTTTCTGT carries:
- the rng gene encoding ribonuclease G, yielding MTAELLVNITPSETRVAYIDGGILQEIHIEREARRGIVGNIYKGRVSRVLPGMQAAFVDIGLEKAAFLHASDIMPHTECVAGDEQKNFSVRDISELVRQGQDLVVQVVKDPLGTKGARLTTDITLPSRYLVFMPGASHVGVSQRIESEAERDRLKKVVSAYCDELGGYIIRTAAEGVGEVELASDAAFLKRLWTKVIERRKRNQTRCRLYGEVALSQRILRDFAGAALDRIRIDSRLTYEHLVEFTGEYIPEMTSKLELYTGKQPIFDLFDVENEIQRSLDRKVELKSGGYLIIDQTEAMTTIDINTGAFVGHRNLDETIFNTNIEATHAIARQLRLRNLGGIIIIDFIDMTNEDHRRRVLHSLEQGLSKDRVKSGIHGFSQLGLVEMTRKRTRESIEHVLCQDCPVCKGRGTLKTVETVCYEIMREIVRVHHAYDSDRFLVYVSPAVGEALKSEESHALAEVEIFVGKQVKVQVEPLYTQEQFDVIMM